A DNA window from Drosophila biarmipes strain raj3 chromosome 2R, RU_DBia_V1.1, whole genome shotgun sequence contains the following coding sequences:
- the LOC108022592 gene encoding uncharacterized protein LOC108022592 isoform X1 has protein sequence MDNKTTQLDFKLLVDQSLNLLDSLNTALRCDAIQFLLQTLKCKYPEACDQVVRNLFSHVAAANDNGGAGARTQQEELARTKQLQLLLSTKKEKKEPGTGCEAEIKRENDEEESGSTDLNQNFEKILCKEEFLCLEEEEEDFLDDADTQNSSSLQFHAGNNVDALAMGHGDPLDLIQTGVSLLVKRKYAATFEDEEQLGEDEEANSNSSDGKLVKRKRTNNMHLTVTSVRRKEEHSRLGEGYVFHEDSQYTMRYHHSTGEFSERAFKAQFRALLRMALSQHHKPFLRQFYENFVVNGRLLGTTPSARVLKEIREQRLEEWRRHRERRQLVILMKQSELQRVEEIQQQQQEQRNQEEIQRQQQQLQCLEEIQQQEQQQQQMEEIQRQQQLPAISFGDSELESETESQLSSAAQEIMKFEEFIDEGVGAGRLIDGLEMEPEIDDMLAGAGSALGSVNSASGHSSNSSSSGSGSAGNGNGISGVILENNSHHSHHLSSSSSANLVINGLTSSNSISNNNNNSNNNNNVSLHRPQLTPQAPMPMSISMPIESRDLKAGQAAHGNANVILPGGSSGLANQIQLAQQQKHYNSSNNPLSMMGGMMQQQQQQQQQHVGMPHQQRQMMMMPEDFPQHGASMMAGRQMPALAALSNLGDPPAGQLNSSLEMDDNDLSPDEDDDDMDHDLDEMEAAKQQLIDGGSSSSTSLQAPPSQHGSGSGGSGGQTPGSKKDKPSYNCLLCPKSYRKRKSLLDHYKMHPGYCHDCGQRNGNTLEEIIHHNRTMHVKEFPFVCETCGESYSRKQQFHAHVESHNKKEIKTFPCGECGQKFPQKKLQQHFEETGHKADGAICEVCGEEFQSKNALYQHIIRVHKRDNFFECHICHNRFTLKANLERHVQLHTEIKRPYVCDLCGSSYFTYPALKEHYSNAHVDVSECKCTLCGKRFGSAKSLQRHLPSHSEERPHCCNYCDQTFKWKTHLVRHKQTMHGNEPPPPKKGKQRFPKANEEAEMASLPDMPGPPPVKASKKAVTSKAKAQAAAAAAAAASAQQQQQKGSAATPTPPPPVSTTPGCLQQDQFNAAMVSSNSSQSSTASTSQHSVSTSESQQNSMYNQSFNAEKQQPGQQQPQPQNALHQQHPTPPPTQQQQQQQQAPPPPQSRVAPGELHLQRMNSFGQDGQFHFESNPAAGAYQQHQLISQYQQQQQQQQQQQQQQQQQQQQQQQQQQQQPQQQQHHLAQQQQHMRSHTPQSPHPPHTPQLQQQQPQQHFSSPHHMPPMHHQHQLMMQQQHRHNQRSPLHHHPAAQQLQQQHQQPSHSPQHARLQSPQPASVQQQQQQQQQQQQQQFLQQQATDSWGNMNFGNPPSNQQVELKDNKFYIVESAEFLGLPMNVPPSPQQQQQQQQQAVSKPQQQQQQHPQTQQTDPTLAGDLMGFQHMWPAPAFPQSTQQQPQQQQQAAQQQQQQQQQAQGQANSSDPHNYNNIGSILTNLIDTNPAPMEYNFDLMQQQQTPSSQQQQQQQQQAAQQQHHNAGGYASALMRGGGGVYGGAYEQHLSEQLVSEQQKQNSFQPYHPHPHGLQAQQQQPLHPHLLPPPAPHSNVYDRTGVGVGVGVGVGVGVGYPMLGDDSKGVLPPMMGGMMQQMPPHGQQPDLIYYPVKND, from the exons AGAAGGAGCCTGGAACCGGCTGCGAGGCGGAGATCAAGCGCGAGAACGACGAGGAGGAGTCGGGATCGACGGATCTGAACCAGAACTTCGAGAAGATCCTCTGCAAGGAGGAGTTCTTGTGcctcgaggaggaggaggaggactttCTCGACGATGCGGACACGCAGAACTCGTCTTCCCTGCAGTTCCATGCCGGCAACAATGTGGACGCCCTAGCCATGGGCCACGGCGACCCACTGGACCTGATCCAGACCGGCGTTTCGCTGCTGGTCAAGCGGAAGTATGCGGCCACCTTcgaggacgaggagcagctgggcgaggacgaggaggccaacagcaacagcagcgacgGGAAGCTGGTCAAGCGGAAGCGCACCAACAACATGCACCTGACCGTAACGAGTGTGCGGCGGAAAGAGGAGCACAGCCGGCTGGGCGAGGGCTATGTCTTCCACGAGGACAGCCAGTATACGATGCGGTATCACCACAGCACCGGTGAGTTCAGCGAGCGGGCCTTCAAGGCCCAGTTCCGGGCTCTGCTTCGCATGGCGCTCAGCCAGCACCACAAGCCCTTCCTCCGCCAGTTCTACGAGAACTTCGTTGTGAACGGACGCCTGCTGGGCACCACGCCCTCGGCGCGGGTCCTCAAGGAGATTCGTGAGCAGCGTCTGGAGGAGTGGCGACGTCATCGGGAACGCCGCCAGCTGGTCATCCTGATGAAGCAGAGCGAGCTGCAGCGCGTTGAGGAgattcagcagcagcagcaggaacagCGGAATCAGGAGGAGAttcagcggcagcagcagcagctgcagtgCCTGGAGGAGATTcaacagcaggagcagcagcagcagcaaatggAGGAGAttcagcggcagcagcaactgccgGCCATCTCGTTTGGCGACTCCGAACTGGAGTCGGAAACGGAATCGCAGCTGTCGTCGGCTGCCCAAGAGATTATGAAGTTCGAGGAGTTCATTGACGAGGGTGTAGGCGCTGGTCGTCTGATCGATGGTCTGGAGATGGAGCCCGAGATCGATGACATGCTGGCTGGCGCCGGCAGTGCCTTGGGCAGTGTGAACAGCGCCAGCGgacacagcagcaacagcagcagcagcggcagtggGAGCGCCGGTAATGGGAATGGCATTAGCGGGGTGATCCTGGAGAACAATAGTCATCATTCGCATCACCT aagtagcagcagcagcgcaaaTCTTGTGATCAACGGCCTTACGTCAAGCAATAGCATcagcaacaataataataatagcaacaacaacaacaatgttaGTCTACACCGCCCGCAACTGACGCCGCAGGCGCCCATGCCCATGTCCATATCCATGCCCATAGAGAGCAGGGATCTTAAAGCCGGGCAGGCTGCTCATGGCAATGCCAACGTCATCCTACCGGGCGGCAGCTCTGGCCTCGCCAACCAGATTCAGCTGGCTCAGCAGCAGAAGCACTACAACTCGAGCAATAATCCGCTGTCGATGATGGGGGGCatgatgcagcagcagcagcaacagcagcagcagcatgtgGGCATGCCGCACCAGCAGCGtcagatgatgatgatgccggAGGACTTCCCACAGCACGGAGCCTCGATGATGGCCGGTCGTCAAATGCCGGCGCTGGCGGCCTTGTCGAATCTGGGCGATCCTCCTGCTGGGCAGCTAAACTCCTCCCTGGAAATGGACGACAATGACCTGTCGCCAGACGAGGATGACGACGATATGGACCACGACCTGGACGAAATGGAAGCGGCCAAGCAGCAGCTTATCGACGGCGGCAGCAGTAGCAGCACTTCGCTGCAGGCGCCGCCTTCGCAGCATGGCAGCGGAAGTGGAGGCAGTGGAGGGCAGACGCCGGGCAGCAAAAAGGACAAGCCCAGCTACAACTGTCTGCTCTGCCCCAAGTCGTATCGCAAGCGGAAGTCCCTGCTGGACCACTACAAGATGCATCCGGGCTACTGCCACGACTGCGGCCAGCGCAACGGGAATACGCTGGAG GAAATCATCCACCACAACCGGACCATGCATGTGAAGGAGTTCCCCTTCGTGTGCGAGACGTGCGGGGAGTCGTACTCGCGCAAGCAGCAGTTCCACGCCCACGTGGAGTCGCACAACAAGAAGGAAATCAAAA CCTTTCCCTGCGGCGAGTGCGGTCAGAAGTTTCCGCAGAagaagctgcagcagcacTTCGAGGAGACGGGCCACAAGGCCGACGGGGCCATCTGCGAGGTGTGCGGCGAGGAGTTCCAGTCGAAGAACGCCCTCTACCAGCACATCATACGCGTGCACAAGCGCGACAACTTTTTCGAGTGCCACATTTGCCATAACCGCTTCACGCTGAAGGCAAACCTGGAGCGGCACGTGCAGCTGCACACGGAGATCAAGCGGCCCTACGTGTGCGATCTGTGCGGCTCGTCCTACTTCACATATCCCGCGCTCAAGGAGCACTACAGCAACGCCCACGTGGACGTGTCCGAATGCAAGTGCACGCTGTGCGGCAAGCGCTTCGGCTCGGCCAAGTCGCTGCAGCGGCATCTGCCCTCGCACTCGGAGGAGAGGCCGCATTGCTGCAACTATTGCGATCAG ACCTTCAAGTGGAAAACGCACCTAGTGAGACACAAGCAGACCATGCACGGCAACGAACCGCCGCCTCCTAAGAAGGGAAAGCAGCGCTTTCCCAAAGCGAATGAAGAAG CAGAGATGGCTAGCTTACCAGATATGCCCGGACCACCACCCGTCAAGGCCAGCAAAAAGGCGGTGACCAGCAAGGCGAAAGCTCaggcagcagccgcagccgcagcagcagcatccgcccagcagcaacagcagaagGGCTCTGCAGCCACGCcgacgccgccgccgccggtaTCCACCACGCCGGGCTGCCTGCAGCAGGATCAATTCAATGCGGCCATggtcagcagcaacagttCGCAATCCTCCACGGCGTCCACGTCGCAGCACTCGGTGTCAACGAGTGAATCTCAGCAGAATTCCATGTACAATCAGAGCTTTAATGCGGAGAAACAGCAGCCGggacagcagcagccgcagccgcagaaTGCATTGCATCAGCAGCACCCAACACCGCCGCCgacacagcaacaacaacagcagcagcaggcgccgCCGCCACCTCAGTCGCGAGTTGCACCCGGAGAATTGCATTTGCAGCGCATGAATAGCTTTGGGCAGGATGGACAATTTCACTTTGAGTCCAACCCGGCAGCAGGTGCCTATCAGCAGCATCAACTGATCAGTCAGtatcagcaacagcagcagcaacaacaacaacagcagcagcaacaacaacaacaacaacagcagcagcagcagcaacaacagcaacagccacagcagcaacaacatcatcttgcccaacagcagcagcacatgAGGAGTCACACGCCCCAGAGTCCACATCCTCCGCACACCCCGcaactgcagcaacagcagccgcagcagcactTCAGCTCCCCGCACCACATGCCGCCGatgcaccaccagcaccagctgatgatgcagcagcaacatcgccaCAACCAGCGCTCGCCGCTACACCATCATCCTGCAGCCCAGCAATTGCAACAACAGCACCAGCAACCATCGCATTCCCCACAGCATGCGAGACTGCAGTCGCCTCAACCTGCTTCagtacaacagcaacaacagcagcagcaacaacaacaacaacaacaattctTACAGCAACAGGCCACCGATTCCTGGGGCAACATGAACTTTGGCAATCCTCCCAGCAACCAGCAGGTTGAGCTCAAAGATAACAAATTCTATATTGTGGAATCGGCCGAGTTCCTAGGGCTTCCCATGAATGTGCCGCCTTccccacagcagcaacaacagcagcagcaacaagcaGTCAGCaagccccagcagcagcagcaacagcacccACAAACGCAGCAAACGGATCCAACACTCGCCGGTGATCTAATGGGCTTTCAGCACATGTGGCCGGCGCCCGCCTTCCCCCAATCCACACAGCAGCAaccgcaacagcaacaacaggcggcgcagcaacaacaacagcagcagcaacaagccCAGGGACAGGCGAATTCGAGTGATCCacacaactacaacaacatcggcagcatACTCACGAATCTCATTGACACAAATCCCGCGCCAATGGAGTACAATTTCGACCtgatgcagcagcaacaaacgCCATCAtcccagcaacagcagcagcaacaacagcaggcggcgcagcagcaacatcacaATGCCGGAGGCTATGCGAGCGCTCTGATGCGCGGTGGAGGCGGCGTCTACGGAGGAGCGTACGAGCAGCACTTGAGCGAGCAGTTGGTCAGcgagcagcagaagcagaacAGCTTTCAGCCCTACCACCCACATCCGCATGGCCtgcaggcgcagcagcagcagccactgcATCCGCATCTGTTGCCACCGCCTGCGCCGCACAGCAACGTTTACGACCGCACGGGAGTTGGAGTCGGCGTGGGCGTAGGTgtgggagtgggcgtgggCTATCCCATGCTGGGAGACGACTCGAAGGGCGTGCTGCCGCCCATGATGGGTGGCATGATGCAGCAAATGCCGCCGCATGGCCAGCAACCGGATCTAATCTACTACCCAGTGAAGAACGATTGA
- the LOC108022592 gene encoding uncharacterized protein LOC108022592 isoform X2 — translation MDNKTTQLDFKLLVDQSLNLLDSLNTALRCDAIQFLLQTLKCKYPEACDQVVRNLFSHVAAANDNGGAGARTQQEELARTKQLQLLLSTKKEKKEPGTGCEAEIKRENDEEESGSTDLNQNFEKILCKEEFLCLEEEEEDFLDDADTQNSSSLQFHAGNNVDALAMGHGDPLDLIQTGVSLLVKRKYAATFEDEEQLGEDEEANSNSSDGKLVKRKRTNNMHLTVTSVRRKEEHSRLGEGYVFHEDSQYTMRYHHSTGEFSERAFKAQFRALLRMALSQHHKPFLRQFYENFVVNGRLLGTTPSARVLKEIREQRLEEWRRHRERRQLVILMKQSELQRVEEIQQQQQEQRNQEEIQRQQQQLQCLEEIQQQEQQQQQMEEIQRQQQLPAISFGDSELESETESQLSSAAQEIMKFEEFIDEGVGAGRLIDGLEMEPEIDDMLAGAGSALGSVNSASGHSSNSSSSGSGSAGNGNGISGVILENNSHHSHHLSSSSSANLVINGLTSSNSISNNNNNSNNNNNVSLHRPQLTPQAPMPMSISMPIESRDLKAGQAAHGNANVILPGGSSGLANQIQLAQQQKHYNSSNNPLSMMGGMMQQQQQQQQQHVGMPHQQRQMMMMPEDFPQHGASMMAGRQMPALAALSNLGDPPAGQLNSSLEMDDNDLSPDEDDDDMDHDLDEMEAAKQQLIDGGSSSSTSLQAPPSQHGSGSGGSGGQTPGSKKDKPSYNCLLCPKSYRKRKSLLDHYKMHPGYCHDCGQRNGNTLEEIIHHNRTMHVKEFPFVCETCGESYSRKQQFHAHVESHNKKEIKTFPCGECGQKFPQKKLQQHFEETGHKADGAICEVCGEEFQSKNALYQHIIRVHKRDNFFECHICHNRFTLKANLERHVQLHTEIKRPYVCDLCGSSYFTYPALKEHYSNAHVDVSECKCTLCGKRFGSAKSLQRHLPSHSEERPHCCNYCDQTFKWKTHLVRHKQTMHGNEPPPPKKGKQRFPKANEEEMASLPDMPGPPPVKASKKAVTSKAKAQAAAAAAAAASAQQQQQKGSAATPTPPPPVSTTPGCLQQDQFNAAMVSSNSSQSSTASTSQHSVSTSESQQNSMYNQSFNAEKQQPGQQQPQPQNALHQQHPTPPPTQQQQQQQQAPPPPQSRVAPGELHLQRMNSFGQDGQFHFESNPAAGAYQQHQLISQYQQQQQQQQQQQQQQQQQQQQQQQQQQQQPQQQQHHLAQQQQHMRSHTPQSPHPPHTPQLQQQQPQQHFSSPHHMPPMHHQHQLMMQQQHRHNQRSPLHHHPAAQQLQQQHQQPSHSPQHARLQSPQPASVQQQQQQQQQQQQQQFLQQQATDSWGNMNFGNPPSNQQVELKDNKFYIVESAEFLGLPMNVPPSPQQQQQQQQQAVSKPQQQQQQHPQTQQTDPTLAGDLMGFQHMWPAPAFPQSTQQQPQQQQQAAQQQQQQQQQAQGQANSSDPHNYNNIGSILTNLIDTNPAPMEYNFDLMQQQQTPSSQQQQQQQQQAAQQQHHNAGGYASALMRGGGGVYGGAYEQHLSEQLVSEQQKQNSFQPYHPHPHGLQAQQQQPLHPHLLPPPAPHSNVYDRTGVGVGVGVGVGVGVGYPMLGDDSKGVLPPMMGGMMQQMPPHGQQPDLIYYPVKND, via the exons AGAAGGAGCCTGGAACCGGCTGCGAGGCGGAGATCAAGCGCGAGAACGACGAGGAGGAGTCGGGATCGACGGATCTGAACCAGAACTTCGAGAAGATCCTCTGCAAGGAGGAGTTCTTGTGcctcgaggaggaggaggaggactttCTCGACGATGCGGACACGCAGAACTCGTCTTCCCTGCAGTTCCATGCCGGCAACAATGTGGACGCCCTAGCCATGGGCCACGGCGACCCACTGGACCTGATCCAGACCGGCGTTTCGCTGCTGGTCAAGCGGAAGTATGCGGCCACCTTcgaggacgaggagcagctgggcgaggacgaggaggccaacagcaacagcagcgacgGGAAGCTGGTCAAGCGGAAGCGCACCAACAACATGCACCTGACCGTAACGAGTGTGCGGCGGAAAGAGGAGCACAGCCGGCTGGGCGAGGGCTATGTCTTCCACGAGGACAGCCAGTATACGATGCGGTATCACCACAGCACCGGTGAGTTCAGCGAGCGGGCCTTCAAGGCCCAGTTCCGGGCTCTGCTTCGCATGGCGCTCAGCCAGCACCACAAGCCCTTCCTCCGCCAGTTCTACGAGAACTTCGTTGTGAACGGACGCCTGCTGGGCACCACGCCCTCGGCGCGGGTCCTCAAGGAGATTCGTGAGCAGCGTCTGGAGGAGTGGCGACGTCATCGGGAACGCCGCCAGCTGGTCATCCTGATGAAGCAGAGCGAGCTGCAGCGCGTTGAGGAgattcagcagcagcagcaggaacagCGGAATCAGGAGGAGAttcagcggcagcagcagcagctgcagtgCCTGGAGGAGATTcaacagcaggagcagcagcagcagcaaatggAGGAGAttcagcggcagcagcaactgccgGCCATCTCGTTTGGCGACTCCGAACTGGAGTCGGAAACGGAATCGCAGCTGTCGTCGGCTGCCCAAGAGATTATGAAGTTCGAGGAGTTCATTGACGAGGGTGTAGGCGCTGGTCGTCTGATCGATGGTCTGGAGATGGAGCCCGAGATCGATGACATGCTGGCTGGCGCCGGCAGTGCCTTGGGCAGTGTGAACAGCGCCAGCGgacacagcagcaacagcagcagcagcggcagtggGAGCGCCGGTAATGGGAATGGCATTAGCGGGGTGATCCTGGAGAACAATAGTCATCATTCGCATCACCT aagtagcagcagcagcgcaaaTCTTGTGATCAACGGCCTTACGTCAAGCAATAGCATcagcaacaataataataatagcaacaacaacaacaatgttaGTCTACACCGCCCGCAACTGACGCCGCAGGCGCCCATGCCCATGTCCATATCCATGCCCATAGAGAGCAGGGATCTTAAAGCCGGGCAGGCTGCTCATGGCAATGCCAACGTCATCCTACCGGGCGGCAGCTCTGGCCTCGCCAACCAGATTCAGCTGGCTCAGCAGCAGAAGCACTACAACTCGAGCAATAATCCGCTGTCGATGATGGGGGGCatgatgcagcagcagcagcaacagcagcagcagcatgtgGGCATGCCGCACCAGCAGCGtcagatgatgatgatgccggAGGACTTCCCACAGCACGGAGCCTCGATGATGGCCGGTCGTCAAATGCCGGCGCTGGCGGCCTTGTCGAATCTGGGCGATCCTCCTGCTGGGCAGCTAAACTCCTCCCTGGAAATGGACGACAATGACCTGTCGCCAGACGAGGATGACGACGATATGGACCACGACCTGGACGAAATGGAAGCGGCCAAGCAGCAGCTTATCGACGGCGGCAGCAGTAGCAGCACTTCGCTGCAGGCGCCGCCTTCGCAGCATGGCAGCGGAAGTGGAGGCAGTGGAGGGCAGACGCCGGGCAGCAAAAAGGACAAGCCCAGCTACAACTGTCTGCTCTGCCCCAAGTCGTATCGCAAGCGGAAGTCCCTGCTGGACCACTACAAGATGCATCCGGGCTACTGCCACGACTGCGGCCAGCGCAACGGGAATACGCTGGAG GAAATCATCCACCACAACCGGACCATGCATGTGAAGGAGTTCCCCTTCGTGTGCGAGACGTGCGGGGAGTCGTACTCGCGCAAGCAGCAGTTCCACGCCCACGTGGAGTCGCACAACAAGAAGGAAATCAAAA CCTTTCCCTGCGGCGAGTGCGGTCAGAAGTTTCCGCAGAagaagctgcagcagcacTTCGAGGAGACGGGCCACAAGGCCGACGGGGCCATCTGCGAGGTGTGCGGCGAGGAGTTCCAGTCGAAGAACGCCCTCTACCAGCACATCATACGCGTGCACAAGCGCGACAACTTTTTCGAGTGCCACATTTGCCATAACCGCTTCACGCTGAAGGCAAACCTGGAGCGGCACGTGCAGCTGCACACGGAGATCAAGCGGCCCTACGTGTGCGATCTGTGCGGCTCGTCCTACTTCACATATCCCGCGCTCAAGGAGCACTACAGCAACGCCCACGTGGACGTGTCCGAATGCAAGTGCACGCTGTGCGGCAAGCGCTTCGGCTCGGCCAAGTCGCTGCAGCGGCATCTGCCCTCGCACTCGGAGGAGAGGCCGCATTGCTGCAACTATTGCGATCAG ACCTTCAAGTGGAAAACGCACCTAGTGAGACACAAGCAGACCATGCACGGCAACGAACCGCCGCCTCCTAAGAAGGGAAAGCAGCGCTTTCCCAAAGCGAATGAAGAAG AGATGGCTAGCTTACCAGATATGCCCGGACCACCACCCGTCAAGGCCAGCAAAAAGGCGGTGACCAGCAAGGCGAAAGCTCaggcagcagccgcagccgcagcagcagcatccgcccagcagcaacagcagaagGGCTCTGCAGCCACGCcgacgccgccgccgccggtaTCCACCACGCCGGGCTGCCTGCAGCAGGATCAATTCAATGCGGCCATggtcagcagcaacagttCGCAATCCTCCACGGCGTCCACGTCGCAGCACTCGGTGTCAACGAGTGAATCTCAGCAGAATTCCATGTACAATCAGAGCTTTAATGCGGAGAAACAGCAGCCGggacagcagcagccgcagccgcagaaTGCATTGCATCAGCAGCACCCAACACCGCCGCCgacacagcaacaacaacagcagcagcaggcgccgCCGCCACCTCAGTCGCGAGTTGCACCCGGAGAATTGCATTTGCAGCGCATGAATAGCTTTGGGCAGGATGGACAATTTCACTTTGAGTCCAACCCGGCAGCAGGTGCCTATCAGCAGCATCAACTGATCAGTCAGtatcagcaacagcagcagcaacaacaacaacagcagcagcaacaacaacaacaacaacagcagcagcagcagcaacaacagcaacagccacagcagcaacaacatcatcttgcccaacagcagcagcacatgAGGAGTCACACGCCCCAGAGTCCACATCCTCCGCACACCCCGcaactgcagcaacagcagccgcagcagcactTCAGCTCCCCGCACCACATGCCGCCGatgcaccaccagcaccagctgatgatgcagcagcaacatcgccaCAACCAGCGCTCGCCGCTACACCATCATCCTGCAGCCCAGCAATTGCAACAACAGCACCAGCAACCATCGCATTCCCCACAGCATGCGAGACTGCAGTCGCCTCAACCTGCTTCagtacaacagcaacaacagcagcagcaacaacaacaacaacaacaattctTACAGCAACAGGCCACCGATTCCTGGGGCAACATGAACTTTGGCAATCCTCCCAGCAACCAGCAGGTTGAGCTCAAAGATAACAAATTCTATATTGTGGAATCGGCCGAGTTCCTAGGGCTTCCCATGAATGTGCCGCCTTccccacagcagcaacaacagcagcagcaacaagcaGTCAGCaagccccagcagcagcagcaacagcacccACAAACGCAGCAAACGGATCCAACACTCGCCGGTGATCTAATGGGCTTTCAGCACATGTGGCCGGCGCCCGCCTTCCCCCAATCCACACAGCAGCAaccgcaacagcaacaacaggcggcgcagcaacaacaacagcagcagcaacaagccCAGGGACAGGCGAATTCGAGTGATCCacacaactacaacaacatcggcagcatACTCACGAATCTCATTGACACAAATCCCGCGCCAATGGAGTACAATTTCGACCtgatgcagcagcaacaaacgCCATCAtcccagcaacagcagcagcaacaacagcaggcggcgcagcagcaacatcacaATGCCGGAGGCTATGCGAGCGCTCTGATGCGCGGTGGAGGCGGCGTCTACGGAGGAGCGTACGAGCAGCACTTGAGCGAGCAGTTGGTCAGcgagcagcagaagcagaacAGCTTTCAGCCCTACCACCCACATCCGCATGGCCtgcaggcgcagcagcagcagccactgcATCCGCATCTGTTGCCACCGCCTGCGCCGCACAGCAACGTTTACGACCGCACGGGAGTTGGAGTCGGCGTGGGCGTAGGTgtgggagtgggcgtgggCTATCCCATGCTGGGAGACGACTCGAAGGGCGTGCTGCCGCCCATGATGGGTGGCATGATGCAGCAAATGCCGCCGCATGGCCAGCAACCGGATCTAATCTACTACCCAGTGAAGAACGATTGA